One Nonomuraea angiospora DNA segment encodes these proteins:
- a CDS encoding serine/threonine-protein kinase, whose product MERRVSNRYRLIEPLGEGGMGVVWRAHDELLDRTVAIKEVRYTGVGDAKRAELNGRTIREARAAGRLDHPSVIVIHDVVEEDGRPWIVMQLVRSRSLAEVVRERGPLTVGQVAVIGGRVLDALRAAHATGVLHRDVKPENVLLADDGRVVLTDFGIASLEAEAGLTATGGLVGTPAYMPPERLNGEPARPESDLWSLGATLYAAVEGEPPFRRDSWAATVAAVLRDEPGPPARAGALQPVIMGLLRRNPDERLPAAEAARLLYEAATSPSPHPTPPGAWRPTAGAANTAEGPTLSTRSRRGRALWIGLPAAVAVLGAGGFLVSNHWTNTATITDPTPTGPTTGPTTGPTATPTTSSTPTATPEPTRTPTATPTAAAQPVPAGWRAFRSTQGRFGIAVPEGWRAVKHATRDSISFKGPDTPGAMIVEWTVPDFAWADPAKQWASLEREIQAKNEFEGYNRIGIVSTTYLGRKAADWEFTRIRDGQRIHVINRGFRTADGRPYALYWETTDARWASDRRYFETFAKTFRPL is encoded by the coding sequence GTGGAAAGGCGGGTCAGCAACCGGTATCGCCTCATCGAGCCGCTCGGCGAGGGCGGCATGGGCGTGGTCTGGCGTGCCCACGACGAGCTGCTCGACCGCACGGTGGCGATCAAGGAGGTCCGCTACACGGGCGTCGGCGACGCCAAGCGGGCCGAGCTCAACGGCAGGACCATCAGGGAGGCCAGGGCGGCCGGCCGCCTCGACCACCCGTCGGTGATCGTCATCCACGACGTCGTCGAGGAGGACGGCCGCCCGTGGATCGTGATGCAGCTCGTGCGCTCGCGCTCGCTGGCCGAGGTGGTGCGCGAGCGCGGGCCGCTCACGGTGGGGCAGGTCGCGGTGATCGGCGGGCGGGTGCTCGACGCGCTGCGCGCCGCGCACGCCACCGGGGTGCTCCACCGTGACGTGAAGCCCGAGAACGTGCTGCTGGCCGACGACGGCCGGGTGGTGCTGACCGACTTCGGCATCGCCTCGCTGGAGGCCGAGGCGGGGCTGACGGCGACCGGCGGGCTGGTTGGCACGCCCGCGTACATGCCTCCCGAGCGCCTCAACGGCGAGCCCGCGCGCCCCGAGTCGGACCTGTGGTCGCTGGGGGCGACGCTCTACGCCGCCGTCGAGGGCGAGCCGCCGTTCAGGCGCGACTCGTGGGCCGCGACGGTCGCGGCGGTGCTGCGCGACGAGCCCGGACCGCCGGCGCGGGCCGGCGCGCTGCAGCCGGTCATCATGGGGCTGCTGCGCAGGAATCCGGACGAGCGCCTGCCCGCCGCGGAAGCCGCCAGGCTGCTGTACGAGGCCGCCACGAGCCCGTCACCCCACCCGACGCCCCCCGGGGCCTGGCGGCCGACGGCCGGCGCCGCGAACACCGCCGAGGGGCCCACGCTCTCTACGCGGTCCAGGCGCGGCAGGGCGCTGTGGATCGGCCTGCCCGCCGCCGTGGCGGTGCTGGGCGCGGGCGGCTTCCTGGTCTCCAACCACTGGACGAACACCGCCACGATCACGGACCCCACCCCCACGGGACCCACCACTGGGCCCACCACTGGGCCCACCGCCACGCCGACCACGTCGAGCACGCCCACCGCCACGCCAGAGCCCACGCGCACGCCCACCGCCACGCCCACCGCGGCGGCGCAGCCGGTGCCCGCGGGATGGCGGGCGTTCAGGAGCACGCAGGGCCGCTTCGGGATCGCCGTCCCCGAGGGCTGGCGGGCCGTGAAGCACGCCACCAGGGACAGCATCAGCTTCAAGGGCCCCGACACCCCCGGGGCGATGATCGTGGAGTGGACGGTGCCCGACTTCGCCTGGGCGGACCCGGCCAAGCAGTGGGCCTCCCTGGAGCGGGAGATCCAGGCGAAGAACGAGTTCGAGGGATACAACCGGATCGGCATCGTCTCCACCACCTACCTCGGCCGCAAGGCCGCCGACTGGGAGTTCACCAGGATCCGCGACGGGCAGCGCATCCACGTGATCAACCGCGGCTTCCGCACCGCCGACGGCCGCCCGTACGCCCTCTACTGGGAGACCACCGACGCCCGCTGGGCCTCGGACAGGCGCTACTTCGAGACGTTCGCGAAGACCTTCAGACCCCTATGA
- a CDS encoding serine/threonine-protein kinase: MSDRKQEGRRIAGRYQLQEPIGRGGMGIVWRAYDELLDRTVAVKEVRYAAALGEEVQLLNRRTMREARAAARFEHPNVIVVHDVIEEDDRPWIVMQLVQSRSLGAVIKQDGPLAPKRVAEIGLAVLDALHRAHEAGVLHRDVKPENVLLADDGRVVLTDFGIATLETETQLTVTGLAGTPAFIAPERLKGLPARRESDLWSLGATLYTAVEGRSPHERGMALATMHAVLTDEPDPAPHAGPLTDVIMGLLNKEPVQRLTYEEAQRMLRQVIAQASPPPTAQFPVSQTIRVPRLPTAPHKAPAPADPPSPSEASAQGKAAVQNRFRALGKLRQAPPVEDDTPTDPNLIAAPAPAPSPAVPETGSRITPAPTVDPAPATAESTMDAARTEQRRAGPVIAAAVAVVLVAAIGGYLGLRSAPDDVDPKKGASQATVPSATASQASPSASASTSASAEPSASQPPSPTATPTPEKEKEEEKNPLPAGWKMYKDKKLGFSIGLPKGWDVWDRGGMQVKFKGPGAASNAYLMIEEAKNPGKDPYKDWKKQEPSLKNNFGGYKKLDIKRVDGFHKAAADWDFTWNTNTGKTRVRNRGFITENGRAYAIYWHTLKSHWKADYDFFEGFCATFQPAK; this comes from the coding sequence ATGTCGGATCGCAAGCAGGAGGGACGCCGCATCGCCGGCCGCTACCAGCTGCAGGAACCCATCGGCAGGGGCGGGATGGGCATCGTCTGGCGCGCCTACGACGAGCTCCTTGACCGCACGGTCGCGGTCAAGGAGGTCAGGTACGCGGCCGCCCTGGGCGAGGAGGTGCAGCTGCTGAACCGGCGCACGATGCGCGAGGCGAGGGCGGCGGCGAGGTTCGAGCATCCCAACGTGATCGTCGTGCACGACGTGATCGAGGAGGATGACCGGCCCTGGATCGTCATGCAGCTCGTCCAGTCGCGCTCGCTGGGCGCCGTGATCAAGCAGGACGGGCCGCTGGCGCCCAAGCGGGTGGCCGAGATCGGCCTGGCCGTGCTGGACGCGCTGCACCGCGCCCACGAGGCCGGCGTGCTGCACCGCGACGTCAAACCCGAGAACGTGCTGCTGGCCGACGACGGCCGGGTCGTGCTCACCGACTTCGGCATCGCCACGCTGGAGACCGAGACGCAGCTCACCGTGACCGGGCTGGCCGGAACGCCGGCGTTCATCGCGCCCGAGCGGCTCAAAGGGCTGCCCGCGCGGCGCGAGTCGGACCTATGGTCGTTAGGGGCTACGCTGTACACGGCCGTGGAGGGCCGCTCCCCGCACGAGCGGGGGATGGCCCTGGCGACCATGCACGCCGTGCTGACCGACGAGCCCGATCCCGCTCCACACGCGGGCCCGCTCACCGACGTGATCATGGGCCTGCTCAACAAGGAGCCGGTCCAGCGGCTCACGTACGAGGAAGCGCAGCGGATGCTGCGGCAGGTCATCGCACAGGCGAGCCCGCCGCCGACCGCGCAGTTCCCCGTGTCCCAGACGATCCGCGTGCCGCGGCTGCCCACCGCGCCGCACAAGGCGCCCGCACCTGCCGATCCGCCCTCGCCCAGCGAGGCCTCCGCGCAGGGCAAGGCCGCCGTCCAGAACAGGTTCCGCGCCCTGGGCAAGCTGCGCCAGGCGCCGCCCGTCGAGGACGACACCCCGACCGACCCCAACCTGATCGCCGCCCCCGCCCCGGCGCCGTCGCCCGCCGTCCCCGAGACCGGGTCGCGGATCACGCCCGCGCCGACCGTGGACCCGGCCCCCGCCACCGCCGAGTCCACGATGGACGCGGCCAGGACGGAGCAGCGCCGGGCCGGCCCGGTCATCGCGGCGGCCGTGGCCGTCGTGCTCGTGGCCGCGATCGGCGGCTACCTCGGCCTGCGCTCGGCCCCCGACGATGTCGATCCGAAGAAGGGCGCGTCCCAGGCCACGGTCCCCAGTGCCACCGCCTCGCAGGCGTCGCCGAGCGCGTCCGCGTCCACGTCGGCCTCCGCCGAGCCGAGCGCCTCCCAGCCGCCGTCGCCGACGGCCACTCCGACCCCTGAGAAGGAGAAGGAGGAGGAGAAGAACCCCCTCCCGGCCGGCTGGAAGATGTACAAGGACAAGAAGCTCGGCTTCTCCATCGGCCTGCCCAAGGGGTGGGACGTGTGGGACCGCGGCGGCATGCAGGTCAAGTTCAAGGGCCCCGGCGCGGCCTCCAACGCCTACCTCATGATCGAGGAGGCGAAGAACCCCGGCAAGGACCCGTACAAGGACTGGAAGAAGCAGGAGCCGAGTCTCAAGAACAACTTCGGCGGCTACAAGAAGCTCGACATCAAGCGGGTCGACGGCTTCCATAAGGCCGCCGCGGACTGGGACTTCACCTGGAACACCAACACCGGCAAGACGCGGGTGCGCAACCGGGGATTCATCACCGAGAACGGGCGGGCGTACGCGATCTACTGGCACACCCTGAAGAGCCACTGGAAGGCCGACTACGACTTCTTCGAAGGGTTCTGCGCCACCTTCCAACCGGCCAAGTAG
- a CDS encoding chorismate mutase, producing MSSTLERRAVAVGGTLVGEGPAVVIGDRVDLRAHRGQADAYEVLGEHATLVEPYSAADLPAIAERADAVVVGSSWTRDIPLVRSAAGLGLPVVVERRPAASLEEWLELADYCAREGDGRVLLCEGGRLDLGLMRAARAVSGRPVLADVSRDAALSAAAVAAGADGLVVDSAERGKSAAKLGTYAGARTAEPSKSGALEFVGPGSLAESRQELSPATALRAAEEAVTVVGALVRPEAPATLPECREAIDRVDAALATLLERRAALAGIVQRIKPVGGFAGRDLARERALVARMALRAPSLGEARLAPIMNAVIEAGLHLAEERSAE from the coding sequence ATGTCATCGACCTTGGAACGGCGCGCGGTGGCGGTGGGCGGAACGCTCGTGGGCGAGGGGCCCGCCGTGGTGATCGGCGACCGGGTCGACCTGCGGGCGCACCGCGGGCAGGCCGACGCGTACGAGGTGCTGGGCGAGCACGCCACGCTGGTGGAGCCGTACTCGGCCGCCGACCTGCCGGCCATCGCCGAGCGGGCGGACGCGGTCGTGGTGGGTTCGTCGTGGACGCGCGACATCCCGCTGGTGCGCTCGGCGGCCGGGCTGGGGCTGCCGGTGGTCGTGGAGCGGCGGCCCGCCGCCTCGCTGGAGGAGTGGCTGGAGCTGGCCGACTACTGCGCGCGGGAGGGTGACGGGCGGGTGCTCCTGTGCGAGGGCGGCCGGCTGGACCTGGGGCTGATGCGGGCGGCCCGCGCCGTCTCGGGGCGTCCCGTGCTCGCCGACGTCTCGCGGGACGCGGCGCTGTCCGCGGCGGCGGTGGCGGCGGGCGCCGACGGGCTCGTCGTGGACTCGGCCGAACGGGGCAAGTCCGCCGCCAAGCTCGGGACCTACGCGGGTGCCCGGACGGCTGAGCCCTCCAAGAGCGGGGCGCTGGAGTTCGTGGGCCCCGGGAGCCTCGCCGAGTCCCGTCAGGAGCTCTCTCCGGCCACGGCGCTGCGCGCGGCCGAGGAGGCGGTGACGGTCGTGGGCGCCCTGGTGCGGCCCGAGGCGCCCGCCACGCTGCCGGAGTGCCGCGAGGCGATCGACCGGGTGGACGCGGCGCTGGCCACGCTGCTCGAACGGCGGGCGGCGCTGGCGGGCATCGTGCAGCGGATCAAGCCGGTGGGCGGGTTCGCGGGGCGCGACCTGGCCCGGGAGCGCGCGCTCGTGGCGCGGATGGCGCTGCGCGCCCCGTCGCTGGGGGAGGCCCGGCTCGCGCCCATCATGAACGCCGTCATCGAGGCGGGCCTCCACCTGGCCGAGGAGCGCTCGGCCGAGTGA
- a CDS encoding SGNH/GDSL hydrolase family protein, with protein MVQVVAAAAVGAALALACAPLGVLPRLACAVLGAGCPDGQEPHGRLPQATRLTPVQVAQGGMYVALGDSYSSGEGVWDLDRKPLNDGAARCHRATGSYVPLVAQAYRFGGGTAFYACSGATTTQILSGQYGQQPQITRVGPNASLVTLSIGGNDAGFTKVLTGCIVKLPWSSACVEQDAAVARRIDELRPNLTKVLRELRTRAPNARIIVLGYPRPFPEDPVTTVDNLSAEDQTWLNGMTRRLNDTVASVVSDFDRVIAAFGAPGSVEYVDAYEAFTGHEVGQPQPYLNGLALNMDELKVNARSYHPTGDGYRRFAELITKQIAAGPGRPMNNVRLDAP; from the coding sequence ATGGTCCAGGTCGTGGCCGCCGCCGCCGTCGGCGCCGCCCTTGCCTTGGCATGCGCGCCCCTGGGCGTCTTACCGAGGCTGGCCTGCGCCGTGCTGGGCGCGGGCTGCCCGGACGGCCAGGAGCCGCACGGGAGGCTGCCGCAGGCGACCCGCCTGACGCCCGTGCAGGTGGCACAGGGCGGCATGTACGTCGCGCTCGGCGACTCCTACTCCTCCGGCGAGGGCGTCTGGGACCTGGACAGGAAACCGCTCAACGACGGCGCCGCCCGCTGCCACCGGGCGACGGGCTCGTACGTGCCGCTCGTCGCGCAGGCCTACCGCTTCGGGGGCGGCACCGCCTTCTACGCCTGCAGCGGCGCCACCACCACCCAGATCCTGTCGGGCCAGTACGGCCAGCAGCCCCAGATCACCCGGGTCGGCCCGAACGCCAGCCTGGTGACGCTGAGCATCGGCGGCAACGACGCCGGGTTCACGAAGGTGCTCACGGGCTGCATCGTCAAGCTGCCGTGGTCGTCGGCGTGCGTGGAGCAGGACGCCGCCGTCGCCCGCCGCATCGACGAGCTGCGCCCCAACCTGACCAAGGTGCTGCGCGAGCTGCGGACGCGGGCGCCGAACGCCCGCATCATCGTCCTCGGCTACCCCCGGCCCTTCCCCGAGGACCCCGTGACCACCGTCGACAACCTGAGCGCCGAGGACCAGACCTGGCTGAACGGGATGACGCGCCGGCTCAACGACACGGTGGCCTCGGTGGTGTCCGACTTCGACCGCGTGATCGCGGCGTTCGGCGCGCCGGGGAGCGTCGAGTACGTGGACGCGTACGAGGCGTTCACGGGGCACGAGGTGGGACAGCCGCAGCCGTACCTGAACGGGCTGGCCCTGAACATGGACGAGCTCAAGGTCAACGCCCGCAGCTACCACCCGACGGGCGACGGCTACCGCCGCTTCGCCGAGCTCATCACCAAGCAGATCGCCGCCGGGCCGGGCCGCCCCATGAACAACGTCCGCCTCGACGCCCCCTGA
- a CDS encoding amino acid permease, protein MRTQTDEGYRHALGNRQVQMIAIGGAIGVGLFLGSGGRLAAAGPALVLSYATAGAAAFFVMRALGELVLYRPVAGSFVEYAGEFIGPWAAFASGWMYWINWAFTGIAELTAIAAYIHYWAPAFPQWLTALIALGFVLSVNLVSVRLFGELEFWFAMLKVLAITIFLVVGLVLVVFTIGQATPHNLVAHGGFFPKGFPMVLMSLQSVVFAYASIELVGITAGETARPHQVMPKAINGVVWRIAIFYVGSVALLAMVLPWTAYHAGTSPFVTVFAGLGVPWAADAMNLVVITAALSSCNSGLYATGRILRAMAMKQEAPGFTGTLSSRFVPMGGILFTAVMFLAGVALFYFLPEHAFNIATAVASLGVITTWGVLVWCQLRLRRSGHLSVFPMPGAPYTNWFTLAFLALVVLLMPFADADQRVAFFLIPALAAAIALGWRVVSRRRTVNGGRP, encoded by the coding sequence GTGCGCACGCAGACGGACGAAGGATACCGGCACGCGCTCGGCAACCGCCAGGTCCAGATGATCGCGATCGGCGGGGCGATCGGGGTCGGCCTGTTCCTCGGTTCGGGCGGCCGGCTGGCCGCGGCGGGGCCCGCCCTGGTGCTCTCGTACGCCACCGCCGGAGCGGCCGCGTTCTTCGTCATGCGGGCGCTCGGCGAGCTGGTGCTCTACCGCCCGGTGGCGGGGTCGTTCGTCGAGTACGCGGGCGAGTTCATCGGCCCGTGGGCGGCGTTCGCCAGCGGCTGGATGTACTGGATCAACTGGGCGTTCACCGGCATCGCCGAGCTGACCGCCATCGCCGCCTACATCCACTACTGGGCTCCGGCGTTCCCGCAGTGGCTGACGGCGCTCATCGCCCTGGGCTTCGTGCTGTCGGTCAACCTGGTGTCGGTCCGGCTGTTCGGCGAGCTGGAGTTCTGGTTCGCCATGCTGAAGGTGCTGGCGATCACGATCTTCCTGGTGGTCGGCCTGGTCCTGGTGGTCTTCACGATCGGCCAGGCGACCCCGCACAACCTCGTCGCCCACGGCGGCTTCTTCCCCAAGGGCTTCCCGATGGTGCTGATGAGCCTGCAGTCGGTGGTGTTCGCGTACGCGTCGATCGAGCTGGTCGGCATCACGGCGGGCGAGACGGCCAGGCCGCACCAGGTCATGCCGAAGGCGATCAACGGCGTGGTGTGGCGCATCGCGATCTTCTACGTGGGCTCGGTGGCGCTGCTGGCGATGGTCCTGCCGTGGACCGCGTACCACGCGGGCACCTCGCCGTTCGTGACGGTCTTCGCGGGCCTCGGCGTCCCGTGGGCCGCCGACGCGATGAACCTGGTCGTGATCACCGCCGCGCTCTCGTCCTGCAACTCCGGCCTGTACGCCACGGGCCGCATCCTGCGCGCGATGGCCATGAAGCAGGAGGCGCCCGGGTTCACGGGCACGCTCAGCTCCAGGTTCGTCCCGATGGGCGGCATCCTGTTCACGGCGGTCATGTTCCTGGCCGGGGTGGCGCTGTTCTACTTCCTGCCCGAGCACGCCTTCAACATCGCCACCGCCGTCGCCTCCCTCGGCGTGATCACGACCTGGGGCGTGCTCGTCTGGTGTCAGCTGCGGCTGCGCCGCTCCGGGCACCTGTCGGTCTTCCCGATGCCCGGCGCGCCGTACACGAACTGGTTCACGCTGGCGTTCCTGGCGCTCGTCGTGCTGCTGATGCCCTTCGCCGACGCCGACCAGCGGGTGGCGTTCTTCCTCATCCCGGCGCTGGCCGCGGCCATCGCCCTCGGCTGGCGGGTGGTCAGCCGCCGCCGGACCGTCAACGGCGGCCGCCCCTGA
- the dnaE gene encoding DNA polymerase III subunit alpha, whose product MSSSDSFVHLHVHTEYSMLDGAARLKQMFKQVGDLGMPAIAITDHGNMHGAYDFYRQATGAGIKPIIGIEAYVAPELRHNKKPVLWGEPHQKKDDVSAGGYYTHMTIWARNKAGLHNLMRLSSRAYTEGFVRKWARMDAEILAEHSEGLMATTGCPSGEVQTRLRLGQYDEALKAAAKFQDIFGKDNFYLEIMDHGLDIERRVRDGLTRISKELNIPPLVTNDSHYTYESDASSHDALLCIQTGKQLSDPDRFRFDGSGYYIKTADEMRAVDSSDLWAEGCRNTLLVAEKVDPEGFFQHKNLMPTFPIPEGMTEEQFFRQEVWKGLERRFPEGVDEEHRAWAENELGVIIQMGFPSYFLVVADFIMWAKSNGIRVGPGRGSAAGSLVAYALGITDLDPIPHGLIFERFLNPERVSMPDVDIDFDERRRGDVIRYVTEKWGADKVAMIATFGTIKAKAAIKDAGRVLGYPYALGDRVSKAFPPAVMGKDIPLSGIFDKDHPRYAEAGELRKLYEEDVDVKATMDLGKGLEGLIRQTGVHAAGVIMSAEVLTDYIPVMRRDSDGAIITQFDYPTCETLGLLKMDFLGLRNLTIIDDCVKMIESTTGEQIDLLKLPLDDRKSYELLARGDTLGIFQLDGGGMRSLLRLMRPDNFEDISAALALYRPGPMGANSHTNYALRKNGQQDITPIHPELEEPLKDILDTTYGLIVYQEQVMAIAQRVAGYSLGGADLLRRAMGKKKKSELDKQFEFFEKGMQDNGFSAAAIKALWDILLPFSDYAFNKAHTAGYGLVSYWTAYLKANYPAAYMAALLSSVKDDKDKSALYLNECRRMGIKVYPPDVNDSDFDFTPRGTDIRFGLSAVRNVGANVVDGILKARKEKGRFAEFKDFLRKVPAIVCNKRVIESLIKAGAFDSVGHVRKGLVMVHEQAVDAIIDIKKNEAIGQDSLFGAIDGGEDQTFDVQIPVGEWDKNTLLQFEREMLGLYVSDHPLFGVEHILSAGADCSIAAVQDESRADGQVVTVGGILSGVQRKVTKKGDTWVLTQLEDLEGSIEVMIFPSAYQLCSTILAEDAIVFVKGRIDKREDVAKIIAMEVTAPDLTQEAGGPLLVSLPLTRCTPPVVGRLKEILTTHPGTSEVHLQVHNGPKTTVMRVDDRLRVTPSPALMGDLKQLLGPACLGA is encoded by the coding sequence ATGTCGTCCAGCGACTCGTTCGTCCATCTGCACGTACACACCGAATACTCGATGCTGGACGGGGCCGCCCGGCTCAAGCAGATGTTCAAACAGGTCGGCGACCTGGGCATGCCGGCGATCGCGATCACCGACCACGGCAACATGCACGGCGCGTACGACTTCTACAGGCAGGCGACGGGCGCCGGGATCAAGCCGATCATCGGCATCGAGGCCTACGTCGCGCCGGAGCTGCGCCACAACAAGAAGCCGGTCCTGTGGGGCGAGCCGCACCAGAAGAAGGACGACGTCTCGGCGGGTGGCTACTACACCCACATGACGATCTGGGCGCGCAACAAGGCGGGCCTGCACAACCTGATGCGCCTGTCCTCGCGCGCCTACACCGAGGGGTTCGTGCGCAAGTGGGCGCGGATGGACGCCGAGATCCTCGCCGAGCACTCAGAGGGCCTGATGGCCACCACCGGGTGCCCGTCGGGCGAGGTGCAGACGAGGCTGCGGCTGGGCCAGTACGACGAGGCGCTCAAGGCCGCGGCGAAGTTCCAGGACATCTTCGGCAAGGACAACTTCTACCTGGAGATCATGGACCACGGGCTCGACATCGAGCGCCGCGTCCGCGACGGGCTGACCAGGATCAGCAAGGAGCTGAACATCCCGCCGCTGGTCACCAACGACTCGCACTACACCTACGAGTCCGACGCCTCCTCCCACGACGCCCTCCTGTGCATCCAGACCGGCAAGCAGCTGTCCGACCCCGACCGGTTCCGCTTCGACGGCAGCGGCTACTACATCAAGACCGCCGACGAGATGCGCGCGGTCGACTCCTCCGACCTGTGGGCCGAGGGCTGCCGCAACACGCTGCTGGTGGCCGAGAAGGTCGACCCCGAGGGGTTCTTCCAGCACAAGAACCTCATGCCGACCTTCCCCATCCCCGAGGGCATGACCGAGGAGCAGTTCTTCCGCCAGGAGGTCTGGAAGGGCCTCGAGCGGCGCTTCCCCGAGGGCGTCGACGAGGAGCACCGCGCCTGGGCGGAAAACGAGCTGGGCGTCATCATCCAGATGGGCTTCCCGAGCTACTTCCTCGTGGTCGCCGACTTCATCATGTGGGCCAAGAGCAACGGCATCCGGGTCGGTCCCGGCCGTGGCTCGGCGGCGGGGTCGCTGGTGGCGTACGCGCTGGGCATCACCGACCTCGACCCGATCCCGCATGGCCTGATCTTCGAGCGCTTCCTCAACCCCGAGCGCGTGTCCATGCCCGACGTCGACATCGACTTCGACGAGCGCAGGCGCGGTGACGTGATCCGCTACGTCACCGAGAAGTGGGGCGCCGACAAGGTCGCCATGATCGCCACGTTCGGCACCATCAAGGCGAAGGCCGCCATCAAGGACGCGGGCCGCGTCCTGGGCTACCCCTACGCGCTGGGCGACCGGGTCTCCAAGGCGTTCCCGCCCGCCGTCATGGGCAAGGACATCCCGCTGTCGGGCATCTTCGACAAGGACCACCCGCGCTACGCCGAGGCCGGTGAGCTGCGCAAGCTCTACGAGGAAGACGTCGACGTCAAGGCGACGATGGACCTCGGCAAGGGCCTGGAGGGCCTGATCAGGCAGACCGGCGTGCACGCCGCGGGCGTGATCATGTCGGCCGAGGTGCTGACCGACTACATCCCGGTCATGCGCCGCGACTCCGACGGCGCGATCATCACGCAGTTCGACTACCCGACCTGCGAGACGCTCGGCCTGCTGAAGATGGACTTCCTGGGCCTGCGCAACCTCACGATCATCGACGACTGCGTGAAGATGATCGAGTCCACCACCGGCGAGCAGATCGACCTGCTGAAGCTGCCGCTCGACGACCGCAAGTCCTACGAGCTCCTGGCCCGCGGCGACACCCTCGGCATCTTCCAGCTCGACGGCGGCGGCATGCGCTCGCTGCTGCGGCTCATGCGCCCCGACAACTTCGAGGACATCTCCGCCGCCCTCGCGCTCTACCGCCCCGGCCCGATGGGCGCCAACTCCCACACCAACTACGCGCTGCGCAAGAACGGCCAGCAGGACATCACCCCGATCCACCCCGAGCTCGAGGAGCCGCTGAAGGACATCCTCGACACGACCTACGGCCTGATCGTCTATCAGGAGCAGGTCATGGCCATCGCGCAGCGGGTCGCCGGCTACTCGCTGGGCGGCGCCGACCTGCTGCGGCGCGCGATGGGCAAGAAGAAGAAGTCCGAGCTGGACAAGCAGTTCGAGTTCTTCGAGAAGGGCATGCAGGACAACGGCTTCTCGGCCGCGGCCATCAAGGCCCTGTGGGACATCCTGCTGCCGTTCTCCGACTACGCCTTCAACAAGGCCCACACCGCCGGTTACGGCCTGGTCTCCTACTGGACCGCCTACCTCAAGGCCAACTACCCGGCCGCCTACATGGCCGCGCTGCTGTCCTCGGTGAAGGACGACAAGGACAAGTCGGCCCTCTACCTCAACGAGTGCCGCCGCATGGGCATCAAGGTCTACCCGCCGGACGTCAACGACTCCGACTTCGACTTCACGCCGCGCGGCACCGACATCCGCTTCGGCCTGTCCGCCGTCCGCAACGTCGGCGCCAACGTCGTCGACGGCATCCTCAAGGCGCGCAAGGAGAAGGGCCGCTTCGCCGAGTTCAAGGACTTCCTGCGCAAGGTGCCGGCCATCGTCTGCAACAAGCGCGTGATCGAGTCGCTGATCAAGGCGGGCGCGTTCGACTCGGTCGGCCACGTCCGCAAGGGCCTGGTCATGGTGCACGAGCAGGCCGTCGACGCGATCATCGACATCAAGAAGAACGAGGCCATCGGCCAGGACTCCCTCTTCGGCGCCATCGACGGGGGCGAGGACCAGACCTTCGACGTGCAGATTCCGGTGGGGGAGTGGGACAAGAACACGCTCCTGCAGTTCGAGCGGGAGATGCTCGGCCTCTACGTGTCCGACCACCCGCTGTTCGGCGTCGAGCACATCCTGTCGGCGGGGGCCGACTGCTCGATCGCGGCCGTCCAGGACGAGAGCCGGGCCGACGGCCAGGTGGTGACCGTGGGCGGCATCCTGAGCGGGGTGCAGCGCAAGGTCACCAAGAAGGGCGACACCTGGGTGCTGACCCAGCTGGAGGACCTCGAAGGCTCGATCGAGGTGATGATCTTCCCGTCGGCGTACCAGCTGTGCTCGACGATCCTGGCCGAGGACGCGATCGTCTTCGTCAAGGGGCGCATCGACAAGCGGGAAGACGTCGCCAAGATCATCGCCATGGAGGTGACGGCGCCCGACCTGACCCAGGAGGCGGGCGGCCCGCTGCTGGTGAGCCTGCCGCTGACCCGCTGCACCCCGCCGGTGGTGGGGCGGCTGAAGGAGATCCTCACGACGCATCCGGGGACGTCGGAGGTGCACCTGCAGGTCCACAACGGCCCCAAGACCACGGTGATGCGCGTCGACGACCGCCTCCGCGTCACCCCCTCGCCCGCTCTCATGGGCGACCTGAAACAACTCCTCGGGCCGGCGTGCCTGGGCGCGTGA